One genomic segment of Helianthus annuus cultivar XRQ/B chromosome 14, HanXRQr2.0-SUNRISE, whole genome shotgun sequence includes these proteins:
- the LOC110907321 gene encoding protein FAR1-RELATED SEQUENCE 5-like, with protein MASNTLADVADDAPNYQVRGVEQVSPNTGTKRYIPDSPSSLTPAEGMLFDTVDDAYNFYKTYAEAGGWTVRKGTQHENRGIVINKYFFCSKEGQKDFRPVDTLVDQPSDRWVRRVPSKRTGCQAAIRIKLTDAKKYLLYHFIEAHNHDFVHEEDLHLLKENRGINRAHEEMINKMSHLNIGPVRAFNIMKEVYGGFDKVGATKVDFKNFKKELNLFIGEFDAEMFVKRLMRKKEFLPNFSCEYETTDEGVLKCIFWADEDMKRNYYMFGDVISFDATYKRNKYNMMFVPFTGIDNHNRNVTLGAAILGSETAETYSWLLRAIKNAYGYAPPVIVTDQDPAMKRAIADVWPESRHRLCMWHIMDKLTTKVGAALCSNTDFRKRLSAVVWTDSLLPEAFEAEWAAIIHDFGLTDHEWLTYIYGLRESWIPAYYREEEMSGLMRTSSRSESENHFFGKISNPKCTLVEFLSHFDTAIEAQRHEHRKNDHDTRYTNPGEWSDFVLEKQAAQIYTRTLFFDVQLEIQHAIHRCASIRLDHVGDFIKFFIKDLDQPCSSYFEVMIREEDVTVKCTCNRFEQFGLFCSHIFCVLRILDIREFPKQYILRRWTREAVPNSSPGSILTDGGNPDRSDEVNRCVREISHATEYVVNKLISNFDKLSDFRDHIKQFMSAADEAQINAPPKTRRNRFAELLGVAPESTATIRVPVGTRFKGCGSHKRLKSQKERAVSQSGSKRRQCSVCKKYGHNRVTCWKYNVAGAEAGSSRNAGGNEDTIPEGDAAMVVQGDGTGLNDDDDVFYTSGNDADMDDEEMA; from the exons ATGGCTTCGAACACCCTCGCTGATGTTGCAGATG ATGCACCTAATTACCAAGTACGTGGTGTTGAACAAGTTTCTCCAAACACCGGAACGAAGAGATATATTCCGGATTCACCCTCTTCGTTGACGCCAGCAGAGGGAATGTTATTCGACACAGTTGATGACGcgtataacttttataaaacttaCGCAGAAGCGGGAGGTTGGACTGTAAGGAAGGGCACACAGCACGAGAACCGTGGTATTGTTATAAACAAGTACTTTTTCTGTTCAAAGGAGGGTCAAAAAGACTTTCGACCAGTTGATACTTTAGTAGATCAGCCGTCCGATAGGTGGGTACGTAGGGTACCATCAAAAAGGACCGGATGCCAGGCTGCGATCAGAATAAAACTTACCGATGCTAAGAAGTATTTGCTTTATCATTTTATAGAGGCGCACAACCACGATTTTGTGCATGAAGAAGATTTACATCTTCTCAAGGAAAACAGGGGTATTAATCGTGCACACGAAGAGATGATAAACAAGATGTCACATCTCAACATCGGGCCTGTTCGTGCATTTAACATTATGAAGGAAGTGTATGGTGGGTTCGACAAAGTCGGTGCTACCAAAGTCGattttaaaaatttcaagaaGGAGTTAAATCTTTTTATCGGAGAGTTTGATGCGGAAATGTTTGTCAAGCGTTTGATGAGAAAAAAGGAGTTTTTACCGAACTTCTCTTGTGAATATGAAACCACAGACGAAGGTGTGTTGAAGTGCATTTTTTGGGCCGACGAGGATATGAAGAGAAATTATTATATGTTTGGGGACGTTATATCATTTGATGCTACATACAAGCGTAACAA GTATAACATGATGTTTGTCCCTTTTACTGGGATTGATAATCATAATAGGAACGTGACACTTGGTGCTGCAATTCTCGGTTCGGAAACGGCAGAGACGTATAGCTGGTTACTTAGGGCGATCAAGAACGCATACGGGTACGCGCCTCCTGTAATCGTTACTGACCAAGACCCTGCGATGAAAAGGGCTATAGCTGATGTTTGGCCTGAGTCGAGGCATCGGTTATGTATGTGGCATATCATGGATAAACTCACTACAAAG GTTGGGGCTGCCTTATGTTCAAATACAGATTTCAGGAAAAGATTGTCTGCAGTTGTTTGGACTGATTCTCTATTGCCCGAAGCTTTTGAGGCTGAATGGGCCGCTATTATTCATGATTTCGGGTTAACCGACCATGAATGGCTGACGTATATATATGGGCTACGTGAATCATGGATTCCAGCTTACTATCGTGAAGAAGAAATGTCTGGTCTTATGCGGACATCATCTAGGTCCGAAAGCGAGAACCACTTTTTTGGAAAAATTAGCAATCCAAAGTGCACGTTGGTTGAATTTCTTAGCCACTTTGATACGGCTATTGAAGCGCAAAGGCATGAGCACCGAAAAAACGATCATGACACTCGATACACCAACCCTGGAGAGTGGAGTGATTTTGTTCTCGAGAAGCAAGCAGCTCAAATATATACTAGAACTTTATTTTTTGATGTTCAACTCGAGATTCAACATGCTATTCATCGTTGTGCGAGTATCAGATTAGATCACGTCGGTGATTTCATTAAGTTTTTTATAAAGGATCTCGATCAGCCATGTTCTTCGTACTTTGAG GTTATGATACGCGAGGAGGATGTTACTGTTAAGTGTACATGCAACAGGTTTGAGCAGTTTGGGCTGTTTTGTAGTCACATTTTTTGCGTGTTACGGATTCTTGATATAAGGGAGTTTCCTAAACAATATATATTGAGGCGTTGGACGCGTGAAGCTGTTCCAAATAGTTCCCCCGGGTCCATTCTTACGGATGGTGGAAATCCAGATCGTAGTGACGAGGTTAACCGGTGTGTTCGGGAGATTAGTCACGCAACGGAGTATGTCGTTAACAAGCTGATTTCAAATTTTGATAAGTTGTCTGATTTTCGAGACCATATCAAGCAGTTTATGTCAGCCGCGGATGAAGCTCAAATAAATGCACCTCCCAAGACACGACGTAACCGATTTGCTGAACTGCTAGGAGTTGCTCCAGAGAGCACGGCCACTATCCGTGTTCCAGTTGGTACCAGGTTCAAGGGCTGTGGTTCTCATAAACGCCTTAAATCTCAAAAGGAGCGAGCCGTAAGTCAGTCTGGAAGTAAACGTCGTCAATGTTCAGTATGTAAAAAATACGGTCATAACAGAGTAACGTGCTGGAAATACAACGTGGCTGGGGCTGAGGCAGGTTCTTCGCGGAATGCTGGTGGTAATGAAGACACAATTCCTGAAGGAGATGCTGCTATGGTTGTTCAAGGTGATGGTACTGGTTTgaacgatgatgatgatgtgttTTACACATCTGGAAACGATGCAGATATGGACGATGAGGAGATGGCATAG
- the LOC118486648 gene encoding uncharacterized protein LOC118486648: MEKTALAVTPISQKTQEEYEYTIRRGRLIHDLDLGKPKIRPERQTELTDALRSPYVKRAVSIKAKLENAELSVSSYMFSAWGSMWDVVFRTKKGVPVMRSPLESLLPGIEVHILVISAWADLLNYEEKFKLKGSIARLFCSVNMLNEDDYIKNAKSRAKTFGDNMEPVLVSADVKKIPEHALIFVPVLHEAHFYCVCFNLKDMKVEVLDNSAKDVSMQAKYKKRPEKLRDALSVYLEKNGHPAGGVIDKVEPVRLEMPWRTKNNVIDCGVFLMRHMETYKGVSGKGWECGFSNECTDAGEISYKQSKEIDDLWRKYITKMLLSEGNEYRGFVKAEVAKYNKLSADEKKRLESKAYDTILARLDN; encoded by the exons ATGGAGAAGACCGCACTCGCCGTCACACCAATCTCCCAGAAAACACAGGAAGAGTACGAATATACAATTAGACGTGGGCGGCTAATACACGATCTGGACCTTGGAAAGCCGAAAATAAGACCGGAAAGACAAACAGAGTTGACCGATGCTCTAAGGTCACCTTACGTGAAGCGGGCAGTGTCGATTAAGGCAAAGCTTGAAAACGCTGAGCTCTCCGTCAGCTCATACATGTTTTCAGCCTGGGGTTCAATGTG GGATGTTGTCTTCAGAACTAAGAAAGGAGTGCCGGTGATGAGATCTCCGCTCGAATCATTATTGCCGGGAATCGAGGTGCACATATTGGTAATAAGCGCGTGGGCGGATTTGTTGAATTACGAAGAAAAATTCAAGCTAAAGGGAAGCATCGCACGCCTGTTCTGTTCAGTCAATATGTTG AATGAAGACGACTACATTAAAAATGCAAAATCAAGAGCAAAAACGTTCGGAGACAACATGGAACCGGTTTTAGTTTCAGCTGATGTCAAAAAGATACCTGAACATGCCCTCATCTTTGTACCAGTCTTACACGAAGCTCATTTCTATTGTGTATGCTTTAATTTAAAGGACATGAAGGTAGAAGTTTTGGACAACAGCGCTAAGGATGTCTCAATGCAAGCGAAATACAAAAAAAGGCCGGAAAAATTG CGTGATGCTTTATCGGTGTACTTGGAAAAAAATGGGCATCCGGCGGGCGGGGTGATCGATAAGGTTGAGCCGGTACGATTGGAAATGCCATGGCGTACAAAAAATAATGTAATCGATTGTGGCGTCTTCCTGATGCGCCATATGGAAACATACAAGGGCGTATCTGGAAAAGGTTGGGAATGCGGATTCTCAAATGAGTGCACTGATGCGGGTGAGATTTCATACAAGCAAAGCAAAGAGATTGATGATCTCTGGCGTAAGTACATTACGAAGATGCTCCTAAGTGAAGGAAACGAGTACAGAGGTTTTGTTAAAGCCGAGGTTGCTAAATATAACAAGTTGTCGGCGGATGAAAAAAAGAGGCTAGAATCAAAAGCCTATGACACAATCCTTGCAAGATTGGATAACTAG
- the LOC110907320 gene encoding uncharacterized protein LOC110907320 has protein sequence MCFINNKDVFSVKRRKSERIKGKWLSRVPGNPPDKPIILDESDTEEGSPLQVERVKKHKETIDSKVSSTQQPPAGTLLSDIAHLFPNVMDKDVVLQSEPNEKSEIPISATNKKGNETGKKRKHKEAGIIPEEKKAATVQTVKPIKEAAHGTTIDDSDDDFDNPPWKKTRSGAGQKVVEKTQQPAYATSIKDSKTHKKRQPVKNYIPLADGKLTMRLALKHMGELMESLNENQRGAVRNIGFGSILSFRMGPIPSTLSWWLVNNYDTKTRVLNCGSHHIQITEELVHDVFGVPRGNEEIKEVARARADFHEVVAEWKAQFESDPARLTPVQFKTYMQGQQASGRIFVLNFLLFYNTLLGETTTNSSINMKFLPALHRGKDIKSFNWCEYMIRCLDRTVEAWTPKEPFLGPMPLLVAALIRDQKIYKEGEQRAAHLIEDINDDDIEAVSIKLDSVRLDQILVEEYELQPEQRYPFAKKSDDDIEAEVVKTKKKDEPKAEKHITKCVPEKKKKTFVKPAGKAHGKPPVSPSPKKKQTEKKLPKAGEAGKKKILIESGPENARVVEEIPVNAGFQADFADCMNEEAGQERVPIIDTSDIERYYRETGEWGQTQQSQPGISSSMASQYGSTPATQSDEVHAGMLEVFLNQFDECVKRITDTFTEGFQLYPQSEKIKEVHKLWTDKLKKVGSTCTTTEQPQTPDDKTPEKEANKENLDMSQLS, from the exons ATGTGTTTTATAAATAACAAAGATGTGTTTTCAGTCAAACGGAGAAAAAGTGAGAGAATAAAAGGAAAATGGCTTTCAAGGGTACCCGGAAACCCACCGGACAAGCCAATAATACTGGATGAATCGGACACAGAAGAAGGATCACCTTTACAGG TTGAGCGTGTtaaaaaacataaagaaacaATAGACAGCAAAGTATCGTCCACACAACAACCGCCTGCCGGTACCCTTCTGTCTGACATTGCACATCTCTTTCCGAACGTAATGGATAAAGATGTCGTATTACAGTCGGAACCAAACGAAAAAAGTGAAATTCCCATAT CCGCCACAAACAAAAAGGGAAACGAAACCGGTAAGAAGAGGAAGCACAAAGAGGCTGGAATCATACCGGAAGAAAAGAAAGCTGCGACTGTACAAACGGTTAAGCCGATTAAAGAAGCAGCACACG GTACGACAATAGACGATTCTGATGATGATTTTGACAACCCACCTTGGAAAAAAACAAGGTCAGGTGCGGGTCAAAAAGTAGTTGAAAAAACACAACAACCCGCATATGCTACATCAATCAAAGACTCTAAAACACACAAGAAGCGACAACCGGTAAAGAATTACATACCACTTGCTGATGGGAAACTAACTATGCGATTGGCTCTTAAACACATGGGGGAGTTAATGGAATCTTTGAACGAAAATCAACGGGGGGCTGTCCGAAACATAGGTTTCGGGTCAATACTTAGCTTTCGAATGGGTCCGATTCCCTCAACTCTGAGTTGGTGGTTGGTAAATAATTACGACACTAAAACACGGGTCTTGAATTGCGGTAGCCACCACATTCAAATAACAGAGGAATTGGTGCACGATGTGTTCGGAGTACCGAGAGGGAACGAAGAAATAAAGGAAGTAGCGAGGGCAAGGGCTGATTTCCACGAGGTTGTGGCAGAATGGAAAGCACAATTCGAAAGTGATCCTGCACGCTTGACGCCTGTTCAGTTCAAAACATACATGCAGGGGCAACAAGCGAGCGGACGGATCTTTGTGTTGAACTTTTTGTTGTTCTACAACACACTTCTGGGAGAGACAACTACGAATTCATCAATTAATATGAAGTTTTTACCAGCATTGCATCGAGGGAAGGATATCAAAAGTTTTAACTGGTGTGAGTACATGATCAGGTGTCTGGATCGAACGGTGGAAGCATGGACACCAAAGGAGCCCTTCCTTGGACCAATGCCATTGCTAGTG GCTGCGTTGATACGTGACCAGAAGATATACAAAGAAGGTGAACAAAGAGCAGCGCATCTCATCGAAGATATCAATGATGACGATATCGAGGCAGTGAGCATAAAGTTGGACTCGGTCAGATTAGATCAAATCTTAGTGGAAGAGTACGAGTTGCAACCGGAACAAAGGTATCCATTTGCAAAAAAGAGTGATGATGACATCGAAGCAGAAGTAGTGAAAACAAAGAAAAAAGATGAACCGAAGGCTGAAAAACACATTACCAAGTGTGTTCcggaaaaaaagaaaaaaacattcGTAAAGCCGGCCGGTAAAGCACATGGTAAACCTCCGGTCTCACCGTCACCGAAAAAAAAACAGACTGAAAAGAAGCTGCCGAAAGCCGGAGAGGCTGggaagaagaaaattttaattgAAAGTGGTCCGGAAAATGCGCGTGTTGTAGAAGAAATACCGGTTAATGCGGGTTTCCAAGCCGATTTCGCAGATTGCATGAATGAAGAAGCTGGCCAGGAACGAGTGCCTATTATAGATACATCCGATATAGAAAGATACTACCGAGAAACCGGCGAGTGGGGACAAACACAACAAAGTCAGCCGGGAATTAGCTCATCTATGGCATCTCAATATGGATCGACACCAGCGACACAAAGCGACGAG GTACATGCGGGAATGTTGGAGGTTTTCTTGAATCAATTCGACGAATGTGTAAAAAGGATAACCGACACTTTTACAGAAGGTTTCCAATTGTACCCCCAAAGTGAAAAAATCAAAGAAGTACACAAATTGTGGACAGATAAGTTGAAAAAGGTCGGATCAACGTGTACGACAACCGAACAACCACAAACTCCTGATGATAAAACACCGGAAAAAGAGGCAAATAAGGAGAATTTGGATATGTCACAGTTGTCGTAG